One Chitinophagaceae bacterium C216 genomic window carries:
- the fucP_2 gene encoding L-fucose-proton symporter codes for MSTPTTKWSQFGTLIIVFFFWGFVAASNDILIPVFKEALHLEQWQSQLVSFAFYVAYTVGSLLFLLISKYIGKDLLQHIGYKNGIVVGLIISALGTLIFYPAAQQQSFALFITGLFIVGLGFSLQQTAANPLAIIMGDPKLGSQRLSMAGGINNFGTTIGPLIVSFAIFGSLTNTNITADIQSIKVPYLFLGLAFVIVAIIFKLSSVPNKFDLSGPNEESKMQPEQQNVDALPANYKPSVFAYPQLVLGMFAIFVYVGVEVATAANLPEFMKEHLGTPTEQIAPYVSLFWASLMIGRWTGSVGAFDISAGAKRILQFLMPYIAFGVFLLVNIIANHDTSPFYIYVFIIAVLIVCDILSKGNPARQLLIFSCMGILALLIGIFAEGMVSVYAFISVGLFCSTLWPCIFTLAIAGLGPHTNRGSSLLILMIMGGGIISLIQGWLASPNILGIQFSYFTGVACFLYLAFYAIKAKKVLQQQGIDYDQKASGAGH; via the coding sequence ATGAGTACACCAACCACGAAGTGGTCGCAATTTGGAACACTAATTATCGTGTTCTTTTTTTGGGGGTTTGTTGCTGCCAGTAATGATATTCTCATTCCTGTATTCAAAGAAGCGTTGCATCTGGAGCAATGGCAATCACAATTAGTTTCTTTTGCGTTTTATGTAGCCTACACAGTAGGATCATTGCTATTTCTACTCATCAGTAAGTACATCGGCAAAGATCTGTTACAGCATATAGGTTATAAAAACGGCATTGTGGTAGGGCTGATTATTTCCGCTCTGGGTACGCTGATTTTCTATCCGGCAGCTCAACAGCAGTCATTTGCCTTATTTATTACAGGTCTGTTTATTGTAGGCTTAGGTTTTTCGCTGCAACAAACAGCTGCTAATCCGCTGGCCATTATCATGGGCGACCCCAAGCTCGGTTCTCAAAGATTAAGTATGGCCGGAGGTATCAATAATTTCGGTACTACTATCGGACCACTTATTGTAAGCTTTGCCATCTTCGGCTCGTTAACCAACACTAATATTACGGCCGATATTCAAAGCATTAAAGTTCCCTATCTGTTTTTAGGGCTAGCTTTTGTGATTGTGGCAATCATCTTCAAGCTCTCTTCGGTTCCCAATAAATTTGATCTTTCAGGACCCAATGAAGAAAGCAAAATGCAACCTGAACAGCAAAATGTGGATGCACTTCCAGCCAATTACAAACCTAGTGTTTTTGCTTATCCGCAACTAGTATTGGGGATGTTTGCCATTTTCGTATACGTAGGTGTAGAAGTAGCTACTGCTGCTAACTTACCAGAATTCATGAAGGAACATTTAGGCACCCCTACCGAGCAAATTGCCCCGTATGTATCATTATTTTGGGCGAGCCTGATGATCGGTCGTTGGACAGGATCCGTAGGAGCTTTTGACATTTCTGCGGGTGCAAAAAGGATTTTGCAATTCTTAATGCCCTATATTGCTTTTGGCGTATTTCTATTGGTAAACATAATTGCCAATCATGATACTTCGCCTTTTTATATTTACGTATTCATCATTGCAGTCCTTATCGTCTGCGATATTTTAAGTAAAGGGAACCCTGCCAGACAATTGTTAATCTTTAGTTGCATGGGTATCTTAGCCTTGCTAATAGGTATCTTTGCCGAAGGCATGGTGAGCGTGTATGCATTTATTAGTGTGGGACTCTTCTGTTCTACTTTATGGCCATGTATTTTTACACTTGCCATAGCAGGATTAGGACCTCACACCAACCGCGGGTCCAGCCTGTTGATACTGATGATTATGGGGGGTGGTATTATCAGCCTAATACAAGGTTGGCTGGCATCGCCTAATATTTTAGGAATACAATTTTCCTATTTTACAGGAGTTGCCTGCTTTTTATATCTTGCATTTTATGCAATCAAAGCTAAAAAAGTACTGCAACAGCAAGGTATCGACTACGACCAAAAAGCAAGCGGCGCAGGCCATTAA
- the glcK gene encoding Glucokinase, which produces MSVLDLSHEVAIGIDIGGTNTKYGLVNHRGEILEKGDIKTDAYPTVEDFIDALYDAIKPIIDKHKSNTRLVGVGIGAPNGNYYTGTIEYAPNLIWKGILPIAELMTKKFGVPCSLTNDANAAAVGEMMYGAARGMKDFIMITLGTGVGSGIVANGSLIYGHDGFAGELGHVIVRPGGRKHWSTGHQGSLEAYCSATGIAITAKKLRAENPQSLLNNIPEDHIDSKSVYEAAMAGDETAKEVFRYTGQILGEALANFIMFSSPEAIILFGGVIKAGELIMNPTKEHMEKNLLPIFQNKVKLVFSELKEADAAILGASALVWEKI; this is translated from the coding sequence ATGAGTGTTCTTGATCTTTCCCATGAAGTAGCTATCGGCATTGACATCGGGGGAACTAATACCAAATATGGACTGGTAAATCACAGAGGTGAGATACTGGAAAAAGGCGATATTAAAACTGATGCCTACCCCACCGTAGAGGATTTCATTGATGCGCTATACGATGCTATTAAGCCTATTATTGACAAACATAAAAGCAACACACGACTGGTAGGTGTAGGAATAGGTGCACCCAACGGGAACTATTATACCGGCACTATCGAATATGCACCTAACCTGATATGGAAGGGAATATTACCCATAGCCGAATTGATGACTAAAAAATTCGGAGTACCTTGTTCGTTAACTAATGATGCGAATGCTGCAGCCGTAGGAGAAATGATGTACGGTGCAGCAAGAGGCATGAAGGATTTTATCATGATCACACTAGGGACCGGTGTGGGGAGTGGCATTGTAGCCAATGGTAGCCTTATCTACGGTCATGATGGTTTTGCCGGAGAATTGGGGCATGTCATCGTACGTCCCGGAGGTCGTAAACATTGGAGTACAGGTCATCAAGGTTCGCTCGAAGCGTATTGCTCAGCTACAGGTATTGCCATCACTGCTAAAAAGTTAAGAGCAGAAAATCCTCAGTCTCTTTTAAACAACATTCCTGAAGACCATATTGATTCCAAATCGGTATATGAAGCTGCCATGGCCGGCGATGAAACAGCCAAAGAAGTATTTCGATATACCGGACAAATTTTGGGGGAAGCATTGGCCAACTTCATTATGTTCTCCTCCCCTGAAGCTATTATTCTTTTCGGAGGTGTTATCAAAGCAGGAGAACTGATAATGAATCCTACGAAGGAACATATGGAAAAGAATCTGTTGCCCATTTTCCAGAACAAAGTAAAACTTGTATTTAGTGAGCTGAAAGAAGCTGATGCCGCTATCTTAGGCGCCAGCGCACTGGTTTGGGAAAAGATTTAA
- the glxK gene encoding Glycerate 3-kinase: MKIVIAPNAFKNSLSADKVAEALALGLREYGYQGAIVQQPVGDGGDGTGALLRHYLQAETIWSEVVDPLGRPIRAPWGWVVATKTAVIELADASGLRLLRPEEYNPLKANTAGCGQLIKAALNKGAAEILLCIGGSATVDGGAGMLHELGVEFYDTHHQPLPPIPEALLQLQYIDASMLDERLEKVSIKILCDVKNKLLGEQGAAAIFGPQKGANAKAVMLLEKMLGNFARQANELSGVRIDTIVGGGAAGGVAAGLSAFCSVTIVDGIHYFLEKIGFEKILEDADCVITGEGVIDRQTIEGKAPFGVATLAKEKGIKVIGVAGKIADEKDEVLRRYFDNLLCINKEPLPLEEAISRTRYHLIAIGKDILDCLPNR; the protein is encoded by the coding sequence ATGAAAATTGTAATTGCACCCAATGCCTTTAAAAATAGTCTTTCGGCCGACAAAGTTGCTGAAGCCCTAGCTTTAGGACTTCGGGAATACGGCTATCAGGGGGCGATAGTGCAACAGCCGGTAGGTGATGGAGGAGATGGAACGGGAGCCTTATTGCGTCATTATTTGCAGGCCGAAACGATTTGGAGTGAGGTAGTCGATCCGCTGGGGAGGCCCATTCGGGCGCCCTGGGGCTGGGTAGTCGCTACCAAAACGGCTGTAATTGAACTGGCCGATGCTTCAGGGCTCCGATTATTAAGGCCTGAGGAATACAATCCGCTTAAGGCGAATACGGCTGGATGTGGGCAGTTAATTAAAGCAGCGCTGAATAAGGGCGCAGCGGAGATATTGCTTTGCATCGGCGGAAGTGCCACGGTAGATGGAGGTGCAGGGATGCTGCATGAGTTAGGAGTAGAATTTTATGATACTCACCATCAGCCTTTACCCCCCATTCCTGAAGCGCTTTTGCAGCTCCAGTATATCGATGCTTCAATGTTGGATGAGCGCTTAGAGAAGGTCTCTATCAAAATTCTTTGCGACGTGAAAAACAAATTACTGGGTGAGCAAGGAGCAGCAGCCATATTTGGTCCGCAAAAAGGGGCCAACGCTAAAGCGGTAATGTTGCTTGAAAAAATGCTTGGAAACTTCGCTCGTCAAGCAAATGAACTTAGTGGCGTACGTATCGATACGATAGTAGGGGGTGGCGCAGCTGGAGGAGTGGCTGCTGGGCTTAGTGCTTTCTGCTCTGTAACAATTGTGGATGGGATTCATTATTTTCTTGAAAAAATCGGTTTTGAGAAAATACTGGAGGATGCAGACTGCGTGATAACTGGGGAGGGAGTGATTGATCGCCAGACCATCGAAGGGAAAGCCCCCTTCGGCGTAGCAACACTGGCAAAGGAAAAAGGAATAAAGGTTATTGGTGTAGCCGGAAAAATAGCGGACGAAAAAGACGAGGTGCTGCGTAGGTATTTCGACAATCTGCTTTGTATTAACAAAGAGCCGCTGCCTTTGGAAGAAGCTATATCACGTACCCGTTACCATCTAATAGCCATCGGAAAAGATATCTTGGATTGTTTGCCAAACCGGTAA
- the idnT_1 gene encoding Gnt-II system L-idonate transporter, with protein sequence MLASSGFLIALALVAGIGLIIFLSTRYRVHPFFSLSLACFLTGILGGMDVAAVLSSMKEGFGKIMSSLGYIIIVGTALGMVLQANGATTAMANAIIKWVGERRSVLAMSLTGFVVGLPIFCDSGYIVLNGLSKSMVRKTGVSVVVMSTVVATALYSVHCLVPPHPGITAATGNMQADLGKTILWGSLVAIPAMLTGYIWALMRGRKLAGCLPVETIELEEESKKYLPPASRAFIPVIVPILLIAVRAILQSLYPDTAAAMAHWLIIGDPALALTIGLGLALCIPIQWQQHELRQIIQKGMEKAGDILIIIGAGGAFGAIISGLSIQSYLANAEGLKVLGLLFPFIVAMILKTAQGSSTVAVITAASIVYPFLHGLQLDSENGRVLAVLAMGAGSMAASHVNDSYFWVITNFSGQQLKPMLHVFTVATLLMGMASMLCIYLLSLLIL encoded by the coding sequence ATGCTTGCCTCCTCGGGATTTCTTATCGCATTAGCATTAGTGGCCGGTATCGGCTTGATCATTTTTTTAAGCACACGGTACCGAGTGCACCCATTCTTTTCCTTGTCTTTGGCCTGTTTTCTTACTGGTATATTAGGTGGTATGGATGTGGCCGCCGTTTTATCAAGTATGAAAGAGGGCTTCGGGAAAATTATGAGCTCTTTGGGGTACATCATTATTGTGGGAACAGCGTTGGGGATGGTTTTGCAGGCAAACGGCGCAACTACAGCTATGGCCAATGCCATCATCAAATGGGTAGGTGAGCGAAGGTCTGTGCTGGCGATGAGTCTTACGGGGTTTGTGGTGGGGCTCCCCATCTTTTGCGATTCAGGATATATTGTGCTGAATGGACTTAGCAAGTCCATGGTTCGTAAAACTGGGGTTTCAGTTGTAGTCATGAGTACAGTAGTGGCTACGGCATTATATTCCGTGCATTGTTTAGTACCGCCTCATCCCGGCATTACAGCCGCTACTGGCAATATGCAGGCTGATTTAGGGAAAACCATATTATGGGGATCTTTAGTAGCTATTCCTGCAATGCTTACAGGATATATTTGGGCGCTGATGAGAGGCAGAAAACTTGCTGGATGTCTTCCTGTAGAAACAATAGAATTAGAGGAAGAATCGAAAAAGTATTTGCCACCAGCCTCAAGAGCGTTTATACCGGTAATCGTGCCGATATTACTCATTGCAGTTCGGGCTATTCTCCAAAGTCTTTATCCTGACACGGCAGCAGCTATGGCACATTGGTTGATTATCGGCGATCCTGCCTTGGCACTCACCATTGGATTGGGACTAGCTTTATGTATTCCCATACAATGGCAGCAACACGAATTACGCCAAATCATTCAGAAGGGAATGGAAAAAGCCGGAGATATTCTTATTATCATCGGTGCCGGCGGTGCTTTTGGCGCCATCATCAGCGGACTTAGCATACAGAGTTATCTGGCAAATGCGGAAGGACTTAAGGTGTTGGGACTTTTATTCCCTTTTATTGTTGCTATGATTTTAAAAACAGCGCAGGGGTCTTCTACCGTGGCGGTAATAACAGCCGCCTCTATTGTATATCCTTTTTTGCACGGTTTGCAGCTGGATTCGGAAAATGGTCGGGTACTGGCCGTACTAGCTATGGGCGCAGGCTCTATGGCAGCCTCGCATGTAAATGATTCCTATTTCTGGGTGATTACTAATTTTTCTGGGCAACAGCTAAAGCCCATGTTGCATGTGTTTACTGTAGCAACATTATTGATGGGAATGGCAAGCATGCTTTGCATTTATCTTTTATCATTGCTGATACTGTAA
- the glgB_2 gene encoding 1,4-alpha-glucan branching enzyme GlgB has product MKKLFAILWLLLFSFIIQAQDIEVYPTHWWVGMKWSTVQLMIRGKNIAESVPMVKMRPEGMALAPGVRLKQIDHAENKNYVFFDIEIDATAKPGWITLPFVGKKGVKYELKPRREGNGTLYAMGVTSEDLIYLIMPDRFSNGDESNDRIPGMLDQSLRRDTVFNRHGGDLKGIQNHLDYLYDLGVTTLWLNPVIENDMPERTEHGYAFTNHYRIERRIGGEKAYKELINALHAKGMKIIQDAVYNHVGTEHFLFKDQPDSSWFHRWPKFTQTSYKDQVLFDPYASQVDKKLMSDGWFVTSMPDWNHDNEMVQKFLIQHAIWTVEEFGVDGWRVDTYAYNDLHFMNRCNQALYDEFPNLTIFGETWVHGVINQSYFCANNFAIDFKSNLQATTDFQTLFYGIQPALTEPFGWTEGVNKLYTTLAQDFVYKNPMRQVIFLDNHDLPRFYSVLNEDTAKYKAAFAWLLTTRGIPQMYYGSEVLMTGTTHPNDGYVRQDFPGGWQGDPANKFTEAGRTKKENDVFHYIRKLANFRKSSSAIKTGKLMQYVPYEGIYVYFRYDDHQTVMCVMNTNDQPKILSLDRFSERLQFFTKARDVVTDQIVSLTDPLQIPRYTTLVMELQ; this is encoded by the coding sequence ATGAAAAAGCTTTTTGCCATACTATGGCTACTATTATTTTCTTTCATAATACAAGCGCAAGATATTGAAGTGTATCCAACGCATTGGTGGGTGGGGATGAAGTGGAGCACCGTACAGCTGATGATACGTGGAAAAAACATTGCCGAAAGCGTTCCGATGGTAAAGATGCGCCCTGAAGGTATGGCGCTGGCTCCGGGTGTAAGATTGAAGCAGATAGATCATGCCGAAAATAAAAACTATGTATTTTTTGATATTGAAATTGATGCAACTGCTAAGCCCGGCTGGATTACACTTCCTTTTGTAGGGAAAAAAGGCGTGAAGTATGAGTTAAAACCTCGACGTGAAGGTAATGGAACCCTTTATGCTATGGGAGTCACCTCCGAAGATTTGATCTACCTGATCATGCCCGACAGATTTAGCAACGGTGATGAAAGCAACGACAGGATACCCGGCATGCTGGATCAGTCACTGCGGCGCGATACCGTTTTCAATCGTCATGGAGGAGATTTAAAAGGTATTCAAAATCATCTCGATTATTTGTATGACCTCGGTGTTACTACTTTATGGTTGAATCCGGTAATTGAAAATGATATGCCGGAGCGTACGGAGCACGGTTATGCGTTTACCAACCATTACCGCATCGAGCGCAGAATAGGGGGTGAAAAGGCATATAAAGAACTGATCAATGCTTTACACGCAAAGGGGATGAAGATTATTCAAGATGCCGTGTATAACCACGTAGGTACCGAACACTTCTTATTTAAGGATCAGCCCGATAGCAGCTGGTTCCATCGCTGGCCGAAGTTTACTCAGACCAGCTACAAAGATCAGGTATTGTTCGATCCCTATGCATCACAGGTGGACAAAAAGCTCATGAGCGATGGTTGGTTTGTTACCTCTATGCCCGATTGGAATCATGATAATGAAATGGTGCAGAAGTTTCTCATCCAGCACGCTATCTGGACGGTGGAGGAGTTTGGAGTGGACGGCTGGCGGGTAGATACCTATGCGTATAACGATTTACACTTTATGAACCGTTGTAATCAGGCTTTATATGATGAATTCCCTAATCTTACCATATTTGGAGAAACCTGGGTACACGGCGTGATCAATCAAAGTTATTTCTGCGCAAATAATTTTGCAATTGATTTTAAAAGCAACTTACAAGCTACTACCGACTTTCAAACCTTGTTCTATGGCATTCAGCCGGCGCTTACAGAGCCTTTCGGCTGGACCGAAGGTGTGAATAAACTCTACACCACACTGGCGCAGGATTTTGTATATAAAAATCCCATGCGTCAGGTGATTTTCTTAGACAACCACGATTTACCCCGTTTTTATAGTGTATTGAATGAGGATACGGCCAAATATAAAGCGGCATTTGCGTGGTTACTTACAACACGAGGTATTCCTCAGATGTATTACGGAAGTGAAGTGCTAATGACAGGCACCACTCATCCTAATGACGGATATGTGCGCCAAGACTTCCCTGGAGGATGGCAAGGGGATCCGGCTAATAAGTTTACTGAAGCAGGAAGGACGAAGAAGGAAAATGACGTATTCCACTACATCCGCAAGTTGGCTAATTTCCGCAAATCTTCTTCGGCTATTAAGACCGGAAAGCTGATGCAGTATGTGCCTTACGAGGGCATATATGTTTACTTCAGATACGATGATCATCAAACAGTGATGTGTGTAATGAATACTAACGATCAGCCTAAAATCCTATCCCTAGATAGATTTTCGGAACGACTACAATTCTTTACCAAAGCACGAGATGTAGTGACAGATCAAATTGTTTCGCTAACCGATCCGTTGCAGATTCCTCGGTACACCACACTAGTCATGGAATTGCAATAG
- the glgC gene encoding Glucose-1-phosphate adenylyltransferase — MSISQEVIAMILGGGAGTRLYPLTSSRSKPAVPIAGKYRLVDIPISNCINSDIHRMFVLTQFNSASLNRHIKNTYHFSAFSTAFVDILAAEQTPDNPAWYQGTADAVRQCLRHLTAFPSEYVLILSGDQLYQMDFNKMLQHHKECGADISIATIPVVDREATEFGIMKVDEGNYIRSFIEKPSRDVLPDWVSDTGPAMQQKGRNYLASMGIYIFNRQLLFDLLLKIYPDATDFGKEIIPASIDAYKVASYQYEGYWTDIGNIHSFFEANLELTADIPAFNLFDNTKSIYSRPRMLPPAKISGTTLEKTVIAEGCIINASRIEHSVIGIRSRIGYGSTVVSCYMMGSDFYETIDDITNEQTRGIPPIGIGKRCYIRNCIIDKNCRIGDDVRLNGGPHLENADTELYTIKDGIIVTKKGAIFPNGFVI; from the coding sequence ATGAGTATTTCGCAGGAAGTTATCGCAATGATTTTAGGAGGAGGTGCAGGAACAAGACTGTATCCTCTTACGAGCAGCAGGTCAAAACCGGCCGTACCCATTGCCGGCAAATACAGATTGGTAGATATTCCTATCTCCAACTGCATTAACTCAGACATTCATAGAATGTTTGTGCTTACACAGTTTAATTCTGCGTCGTTAAATCGGCATATCAAAAATACCTATCACTTTAGTGCTTTTAGCACGGCTTTCGTTGATATACTTGCTGCTGAGCAAACACCGGATAACCCCGCCTGGTATCAAGGAACTGCGGATGCTGTAAGGCAATGTTTAAGACACTTAACTGCTTTTCCAAGCGAATACGTGTTAATTCTTTCGGGAGATCAGCTCTATCAGATGGATTTTAATAAGATGCTGCAGCATCATAAAGAATGTGGCGCCGATATTTCTATTGCTACCATTCCTGTAGTGGATAGAGAAGCTACAGAGTTTGGTATTATGAAAGTAGATGAAGGTAATTACATTCGGTCTTTCATTGAAAAACCATCTAGAGATGTGTTGCCCGACTGGGTGAGTGATACTGGACCTGCCATGCAGCAAAAGGGAAGAAATTATCTGGCCTCGATGGGTATTTATATCTTTAATCGACAGCTGCTTTTCGACTTGTTGTTAAAAATATATCCCGATGCCACGGATTTCGGTAAAGAAATTATTCCGGCTTCTATCGATGCCTATAAAGTAGCCAGCTATCAATATGAAGGTTACTGGACCGATATCGGAAATATACATTCTTTCTTTGAAGCCAATCTGGAACTCACGGCCGATATTCCTGCATTTAACCTGTTTGATAATACTAAATCTATTTATTCCCGTCCGCGCATGTTACCTCCGGCTAAAATCAGTGGTACAACACTGGAAAAAACCGTTATTGCCGAAGGATGTATCATCAATGCTTCGCGTATTGAACACAGTGTGATTGGAATACGCTCTCGCATTGGCTACGGTTCTACAGTGGTAAGCTGCTATATGATGGGTAGCGATTTCTACGAAACCATCGACGATATTACTAACGAACAGACGCGTGGCATACCGCCTATAGGCATTGGTAAAAGATGTTATATCCGCAACTGTATCATTGATAAAAACTGTAGGATAGGGGACGATGTACGGCTGAATGGCGGCCCACATCTCGAAAACGCCGATACCGAGCTCTATACCATTAAAGATGGTATTATTGTAACCAAAAAAGGTGCGATTTTCCCCAATGGATTTGTAATTTAA
- the lipA gene encoding Lipoyl synthase, which produces MTELPVVTRVKKPDWLRVKLPIGEEYKHVRNLVDTHKLHTICESGNCPNMGECWGAGTATFMILGNICTRSCGFCAVATGRPLPVDYDEPQRVAEAIHLMKVKHAVITSVDRDELKDGGAQIWYNTIRAVKALNPDTTLETLIPDFKGNKENIETVMAAHPEVISHNIETVERLTRKVRIQAKYWRSMEVIRILKEGGMRTKSGIMLGLGETREEVLQTMRDLKDNGCDVVTIGQYLQPTQKHLPVERFVHPNEFAFYRDAGYEMGFDYVESGPLVRSSYHSERHVIPGLGRKEWEESRKLSAQQ; this is translated from the coding sequence ATGACGGAATTACCTGTTGTTACAAGAGTTAAAAAACCCGATTGGTTACGTGTGAAACTGCCGATTGGTGAAGAGTATAAGCACGTACGCAATCTTGTAGATACGCATAAATTACATACCATTTGTGAGAGTGGCAATTGTCCCAATATGGGGGAGTGCTGGGGGGCTGGTACTGCTACATTCATGATTTTGGGTAACATTTGTACCCGTAGCTGCGGATTTTGCGCCGTTGCAACCGGACGTCCGTTACCGGTGGATTATGACGAACCACAGCGTGTGGCGGAGGCTATTCACCTAATGAAGGTGAAGCATGCCGTTATTACCTCGGTGGATAGAGACGAGCTGAAAGACGGTGGCGCACAGATATGGTACAATACTATCAGAGCCGTAAAGGCATTGAATCCTGATACAACACTCGAAACCCTTATCCCGGACTTTAAGGGTAATAAAGAAAATATCGAAACTGTGATGGCTGCCCATCCGGAGGTTATTTCGCATAATATCGAAACTGTAGAGCGGCTTACTCGTAAGGTGCGTATCCAAGCGAAATACTGGCGCAGTATGGAGGTGATACGCATATTGAAGGAAGGGGGGATGCGTACTAAAAGTGGTATTATGCTGGGTTTGGGAGAAACCAGAGAAGAAGTATTGCAAACCATGCGTGATTTGAAAGATAATGGTTGCGATGTAGTAACGATTGGGCAGTATCTACAGCCAACGCAAAAACACTTACCTGTAGAACGTTTTGTACATCCTAATGAATTTGCTTTCTACAGAGATGCGGGTTATGAAATGGGGTTTGATTATGTAGAAAGTGGCCCACTTGTACGTTCTTCCTACCACAGCGAAAGACATGTGATTCCCGGATTGGGACGTAAAGAGTGGGAGGAAAGTAGGAAACTTTCAGCACAACAATAA
- the glgA_1 gene encoding Glycogen synthase: protein MEIVHISAECYPMAKVGGLGDVVGALPKYQNDLGHIAKVVMPMYRTKFLYENEWELVHEGGQALGNHWFRYSVIKEKTNKLGFDLYLVDINGVLDREKVYGYDDDTERFISFQLAVCDWMSRWQHRPDIIHCHDHQAGLIPFFCKHTYAFRYQLANVPVVFTIHNGQYQGQFGWDKYYYIPAYDTWNWGLLDWNNCINPMASAVKCAWKVTTVSPSYMEELRHAAAGLENLFEYEKGKCSGIINGIDTNVWNPATDPYLVANYDAKKIKEGKAKNKEKLVQQFGFDPNKPLISFIGRLVDEKAADLLPEAISQSVYQYNGKASFLILGSGNPYVEGALAEMNKTLKGYVNTYIGYNEELSHLIYAGSDFLLMPSRVEPCGLNQLYALRYGTVPIVRKIGGLKDTVKDYGETDGFGITMEQSSIEDITYSVGRAIDLYENKSSLFSKITERIMGIDHSWTASAKKYIALYESVK from the coding sequence ATGGAAATAGTTCACATTTCGGCCGAGTGTTATCCGATGGCAAAAGTAGGTGGGCTGGGAGATGTGGTAGGCGCTTTACCCAAATACCAGAATGACTTGGGGCATATAGCGAAGGTGGTGATGCCTATGTATCGTACAAAGTTTTTGTATGAAAATGAGTGGGAGCTGGTGCACGAAGGCGGGCAGGCTTTAGGTAACCATTGGTTCAGGTACAGTGTCATTAAGGAAAAGACAAATAAGCTAGGCTTTGATTTATATCTGGTCGATATCAACGGTGTATTGGACAGAGAGAAAGTTTACGGGTATGATGATGATACCGAGCGGTTTATTTCATTTCAATTAGCCGTATGCGATTGGATGAGCCGCTGGCAACATCGCCCCGATATTATTCATTGTCATGACCACCAAGCCGGATTAATCCCTTTCTTCTGCAAGCATACTTACGCTTTTCGTTATCAGCTGGCTAATGTGCCGGTAGTGTTTACAATTCACAACGGCCAATATCAGGGACAGTTTGGTTGGGATAAATACTATTACATTCCGGCTTACGATACTTGGAATTGGGGATTGCTGGATTGGAATAACTGTATTAATCCTATGGCATCTGCAGTAAAATGCGCCTGGAAAGTAACTACCGTTAGTCCCAGTTATATGGAAGAGCTCAGGCATGCTGCTGCGGGTCTGGAAAACCTTTTCGAATACGAAAAAGGAAAATGTAGCGGTATTATCAACGGTATTGATACCAACGTATGGAATCCGGCTACTGATCCATATCTGGTGGCCAATTATGATGCTAAAAAGATTAAAGAAGGAAAGGCTAAGAATAAAGAAAAACTGGTGCAGCAGTTTGGATTCGATCCCAACAAACCTTTAATCAGTTTTATTGGTAGATTAGTAGATGAAAAAGCTGCCGATCTTTTACCTGAAGCTATCAGCCAATCAGTCTATCAGTACAATGGTAAGGCTTCTTTCTTAATATTAGGATCGGGAAACCCTTATGTGGAAGGGGCACTTGCGGAGATGAATAAAACGCTGAAAGGATATGTCAATACGTATATCGGGTATAACGAGGAGTTGAGTCATTTAATATATGCCGGTTCGGACTTTTTATTAATGCCGAGTCGTGTGGAACCCTGCGGATTAAATCAGCTGTATGCTTTAAGATATGGAACCGTACCCATCGTAAGAAAAATAGGTGGTCTGAAGGATACTGTTAAGGACTATGGGGAAACTGATGGATTTGGCATCACCATGGAACAGTCCAGTATTGAGGATATAACCTATTCGGTAGGAAGAGCTATCGATCTCTATGAAAATAAGTCTAGTCTTTTCTCCAAGATCACGGAGCGTATCATGGGCATCGATCACAGTTGGACTGCATCAGCTAAAAAGTACATAGCGCTATATGAATCCGTAAAATAA